A genomic window from Pantoea alhagi includes:
- the xdhC gene encoding xanthine dehydrogenase accessory protein XdhC, whose product MLAHEWIETLQQLRAQRQSCVLITVLSERGSVPRDRGSKMIVTADGQFFTIGGGHLEFQCIEIARNLLMQGRESLHSEQFSLGARLGQCCGGSTTILFEPLLYVQPQIAVFGAGHVGQALVTLLATLPCHIQWIDQRAELFTQVPAGVSVCQVEEPVEYVSQLPPESYFVVMTHHHPLDLALCEAILRRDDYRYAGVIGSNTKRQRFEYRLSGKGFSQQQLARLRCPIGLPQVKGKLPAEIAVAVAAEIISVYQQTQNVGTIG is encoded by the coding sequence ATGCTGGCGCATGAGTGGATTGAAACGCTGCAGCAGCTACGAGCGCAGCGTCAGTCGTGCGTGCTGATTACCGTGCTGAGCGAGCGCGGTTCGGTGCCGCGCGATCGCGGCAGCAAAATGATCGTGACGGCGGATGGGCAGTTTTTTACCATCGGCGGTGGACATCTGGAATTCCAGTGTATTGAGATAGCGCGCAATTTGCTAATGCAGGGCCGCGAAAGTCTGCACAGCGAACAGTTCAGCCTGGGTGCGCGGCTGGGGCAGTGCTGCGGTGGTAGCACCACCATTTTGTTTGAGCCGCTGCTTTATGTGCAGCCGCAGATCGCTGTTTTTGGGGCGGGGCACGTCGGCCAGGCGCTGGTCACGCTGCTGGCGACGTTACCCTGTCACATACAGTGGATCGATCAGCGTGCAGAGCTGTTCACGCAGGTGCCAGCTGGCGTCAGCGTCTGTCAGGTAGAGGAGCCAGTGGAGTATGTGTCGCAGCTGCCGCCAGAGAGCTATTTTGTGGTGATGACGCATCATCATCCGCTCGACCTGGCGCTGTGCGAAGCCATTCTGCGCCGCGATGACTATCGTTATGCCGGGGTCATTGGTTCAAATACCAAGCGTCAGCGCTTTGAGTATCGTCTGAGCGGCAAAGGATTCAGCCAGCAGCAGCTGGCGCGCTTGCGCTGTCCGATAGGGCTGCCGCAGGTCAAGGGCAAACTGCCAGCGGAAATTGCCGTCGCCGTAGCGGCAGAAATTATCTCCGTTTATCAACAGACGCAGAATGTTGGCACCATCGGTTAA
- a CDS encoding DUF1283 family protein, with amino-acid sequence MQTLFTRLAVALLPFTLFSALALSSASAQARTERLIIENGSNALSNEEARQNKEQWDDTRMLRKKLNSRVEKEFDKTDRAFDSRDACEKSYNVNAYWEANTLRCLDRRTGRTVTP; translated from the coding sequence ATGCAAACATTATTTACCCGTCTGGCTGTTGCCCTGCTTCCGTTTACGCTGTTCAGCGCTTTGGCGCTGTCGTCTGCGTCGGCCCAGGCGCGCACCGAGCGTTTGATCATTGAAAACGGAAGCAATGCGTTAAGCAATGAAGAAGCGCGTCAGAATAAAGAACAGTGGGATGACACGCGCATGCTGCGCAAAAAGCTCAACAGCCGCGTCGAAAAAGAGTTTGATAAAACCGATCGCGCCTTTGATAGCCGCGACGCCTGTGAAAAAAGCTATAACGTCAACGCATACTGGGAAGCCAATACCCTGCGCTGCCTGGATCGACGCACCGGACGCACCGTAACACCCTGA
- a CDS encoding DUF1161 domain-containing protein — protein sequence MRAKKWMLSALLVVAPLAAQASCESVKADISQKIINNGVPESGFTLDIVPNDQAEAAGGQVVGHCENDSQKIVYKRTGVDGETNVPADAGTAQDAPAS from the coding sequence ATGAGAGCGAAGAAGTGGATGTTAAGCGCCCTGTTGGTTGTTGCTCCGCTGGCAGCCCAGGCATCGTGCGAATCGGTAAAAGCGGATATTAGTCAGAAGATCATTAATAACGGCGTGCCTGAATCAGGTTTTACGCTGGATATTGTGCCTAACGATCAGGCTGAAGCTGCCGGTGGCCAGGTGGTTGGACATTGTGAAAACGACTCACAGAAAATCGTTTATAAACGTACCGGCGTCGACGGAGAAACTAACGTGCCTGCCGATGCCGGTACCGCACAGGATGCCCCCGCCTCCTGA
- the ydfG gene encoding bifunctional NADP-dependent 3-hydroxy acid dehydrogenase/3-hydroxypropionate dehydrogenase YdfG, translated as MIIFVTGATAGFGQSIARRFIAAGHKVIANGRRQERLDALKAELGENLYTLQFDVRDRAAIDAALATLPAEWQQIDILVNNAGLALGVEPAHQASIDDWETMIDTNNKGLVYMTRALLPGMVERNTGHIINLGSVAGNWPYMGGNVYGATKAFVRQFSLNLRTDLHGTALRVTDIEPGLVGGTEFSNVRFKGDDNRAESVYAGTTALTPEDVTEAVYWVATLPAHVNINTLEMMPVSQTTAGLKVAKES; from the coding sequence ATGATAATCTTTGTTACCGGTGCGACTGCCGGTTTTGGTCAATCGATCGCCCGTCGTTTTATCGCAGCAGGACATAAAGTTATTGCTAACGGACGTCGCCAGGAGCGCCTGGATGCGCTAAAGGCTGAACTGGGCGAAAATTTGTATACCCTGCAATTCGATGTCCGCGATCGTGCTGCAATTGATGCTGCGCTGGCTACCCTGCCGGCTGAATGGCAACAGATCGATATTCTGGTTAACAACGCCGGGCTGGCGCTGGGTGTGGAACCTGCTCATCAGGCCAGCATCGACGACTGGGAAACCATGATCGATACCAATAATAAAGGGCTGGTGTACATGACCCGCGCGCTGTTGCCTGGCATGGTAGAGCGTAATACCGGGCATATTATTAATCTCGGCTCGGTTGCCGGTAACTGGCCTTATATGGGCGGCAACGTATATGGCGCAACTAAAGCCTTTGTACGTCAGTTCAGCCTGAATTTACGCACCGATCTGCACGGCACAGCGCTGCGCGTGACTGACATCGAGCCAGGCCTGGTAGGCGGCACCGAGTTTTCCAACGTGCGCTTTAAAGGCGATGATAATCGGGCGGAAAGTGTGTATGCCGGTACTACCGCGCTGACGCCAGAAGATGTGACCGAAGCGGTATATTGGGTGGCGACGTTGCCAGCGCATGTGAACATTAATACGCTGGAAATGATGCCGGTTAGCCAGACCACCGCCGGGCTAAAAGTGGCGAAAGAATCCTGA
- the dcp gene encoding peptidyl-dipeptidase Dcp, giving the protein MRLSVLFLSIGLALSVSAQAADATANHDQEKTMSGEQHNPFSQPSALPFQAPPFDRIKDSDYLPAIEAGIRDKQQEVARIANNPQPPTFENTYVALEKSGQMLKRVLNVFGAMTSANTNDELQKIDEETAPKLAALDDEIHLNSKLFARLDAVYQQRDKLQLDAESRRLVEVIWQSFQLAGASLSDQQKAELKALNQEAATLSTQFTNRLLAATKAGGLVIKDKAALAGLSEGEIAAAAEAAGARGLKNQWLLALQNTTQQPELQSLSDRQTREALFNASWQRAEKGDANDTRQLIARLAAVRAQQAKLLGFDSYAAWKLQDQMAKTPQAALDFMRNIVPAATARAQREAADIQAVIDQQQGGFKLAPWDWTFYAEQVRRAKYDLDESQIRPYFELNNVLENGVFYAANQLYGLTFKQRNDLPVYQPDVRVYEVFDKDGSSLALFYTDFFKRDNKGGGAWMSNFVDQSKLLGTKPVIYNVANFSKPAAGQPALLSWDDVITMFHEFGHALHGMFADQQYPSLSGTETPRDFVEFPSQFNEHWASDDKVFKHFARHYQSGEPMPQALHDKILKADKFNKGYDMTELLAAALLDMHWHSLRAGDTQPDVDAFEQNALAQDKINLPQVPPRYRSSYFQHIWGNGYAAGYYAYLWTEMLADDGFAWFKEHGGLTRENGQRFRDMILSRGNSSDLKQLYHDWRGHDPEIEPMLLNRGLKEAP; this is encoded by the coding sequence ATGCGGTTATCGGTGTTATTTTTGTCCATTGGCCTGGCCCTGAGCGTCTCAGCTCAGGCAGCCGATGCGACGGCGAATCACGATCAGGAGAAGACCATGTCCGGCGAACAGCACAATCCCTTTAGCCAGCCCAGCGCTCTGCCTTTTCAGGCACCGCCTTTCGATCGTATTAAGGACAGCGATTATCTTCCTGCGATTGAAGCGGGCATCCGCGATAAGCAGCAAGAAGTGGCGCGTATCGCCAACAATCCGCAGCCGCCTACCTTTGAAAATACCTATGTGGCGCTGGAGAAAAGCGGCCAGATGCTAAAGCGGGTGTTAAACGTGTTCGGCGCCATGACCTCTGCCAATACCAACGACGAATTACAAAAAATTGATGAAGAAACAGCCCCCAAACTGGCGGCGCTGGACGATGAAATCCACCTTAACAGCAAACTTTTTGCCCGCCTTGATGCGGTTTATCAGCAGCGCGACAAGCTCCAGCTGGATGCGGAATCTCGTCGTCTGGTTGAGGTTATCTGGCAGTCATTCCAGCTGGCTGGAGCCAGCCTGAGCGACCAGCAAAAAGCCGAACTCAAGGCGCTGAATCAGGAAGCGGCGACGCTGAGTACCCAGTTTACCAATCGTCTGCTTGCGGCTACCAAAGCGGGCGGTCTGGTGATTAAAGATAAGGCGGCACTGGCTGGCCTGAGCGAAGGTGAAATCGCTGCCGCTGCCGAAGCGGCCGGGGCGCGCGGTCTGAAAAACCAGTGGCTGCTGGCGTTGCAAAACACCACCCAGCAACCGGAACTGCAAAGCCTGTCGGATCGACAGACGCGTGAAGCGCTGTTTAACGCCTCCTGGCAGCGCGCGGAAAAAGGCGATGCCAACGATACACGTCAGCTGATTGCGCGTCTGGCTGCGGTACGGGCACAGCAGGCAAAGCTGCTGGGCTTCGACAGCTATGCCGCATGGAAACTGCAGGATCAGATGGCGAAAACCCCGCAGGCGGCGCTGGACTTTATGCGCAATATTGTTCCGGCCGCCACAGCACGCGCGCAGCGCGAAGCGGCTGATATTCAGGCGGTGATTGACCAGCAGCAGGGCGGATTTAAGCTGGCGCCCTGGGACTGGACCTTTTACGCAGAGCAGGTGCGTCGCGCTAAATACGATCTCGACGAATCACAAATTCGCCCTTATTTCGAACTGAACAACGTACTGGAAAACGGCGTATTTTATGCGGCCAACCAGCTTTACGGCCTGACCTTTAAGCAGCGTAACGATTTGCCGGTTTATCAGCCTGACGTACGCGTCTATGAAGTGTTTGATAAGGATGGCTCCTCGCTGGCGCTGTTCTATACCGATTTCTTTAAGCGTGATAACAAAGGCGGCGGGGCGTGGATGAGCAACTTCGTCGACCAGTCGAAGCTGCTGGGAACCAAACCGGTGATTTATAACGTCGCTAACTTCAGCAAACCGGCGGCGGGCCAGCCTGCGCTGCTGTCATGGGACGATGTGATTACAATGTTCCATGAATTTGGTCATGCGCTGCACGGAATGTTTGCCGATCAGCAATATCCGAGCCTGTCCGGCACCGAGACTCCGCGTGATTTCGTGGAGTTCCCTTCACAGTTTAACGAGCATTGGGCCAGCGACGATAAGGTGTTCAAACACTTTGCCCGTCACTATCAGAGCGGCGAACCCATGCCGCAGGCGCTGCACGATAAGATCCTGAAAGCCGATAAGTTCAATAAAGGCTACGACATGACCGAGCTGCTGGCGGCGGCGCTGCTGGATATGCACTGGCACAGTCTTCGTGCCGGAGACACGCAGCCAGATGTGGATGCTTTCGAGCAGAACGCGCTGGCGCAGGATAAGATCAACCTGCCGCAGGTGCCGCCGCGCTATCGCTCCAGTTATTTCCAGCATATCTGGGGCAACGGCTACGCGGCAGGCTATTATGCCTATCTGTGGACCGAGATGCTGGCGGATGACGGCTTTGCCTGGTTTAAAGAGCACGGCGGCCTGACGCGTGAAAACGGCCAGCGCTTCCGCGATATGATTTTGTCACGCGGCAACAGCAGCGATCTAAAACAGCTCTATCATGACTGGCGCGGTCACGATCCTGAAATCGAGCCGATGCTGCTCAACCGGGGCCTGAAGGAAGCACCTTAA
- a CDS encoding YnfA family protein: protein MIKTTLLFFLTALAEIVGCFLPWLWLKKGASALLLVPAALSLAAFVWLLTLHPAASGRVYAAYGGVYVVTALLWLRWVDGVRLSYSDWLGAAVAFCGMLIIVAGWGKA from the coding sequence ATGATCAAAACCACGCTGCTTTTTTTTCTTACCGCACTGGCGGAAATTGTGGGCTGTTTTCTTCCCTGGCTGTGGCTAAAAAAGGGCGCGTCGGCACTGCTGCTGGTTCCGGCGGCGCTGAGCCTGGCGGCTTTTGTCTGGCTGCTGACGCTGCATCCCGCCGCCAGCGGGCGCGTTTATGCGGCTTACGGCGGCGTTTATGTGGTCACGGCGTTGCTGTGGTTGCGCTGGGTGGATGGCGTACGCTTAAGTTACAGTGACTGGCTGGGCGCGGCGGTGGCTTTCTGCGGCATGCTGATTATCGTGGCGGGATGGGGCAAAGCGTAA
- the guaD gene encoding guanine deaminase: MSVPATETYAIRSSFFDITATASDPQEIEQRARYIEDGLLLITAGKIASLRPWLEAEGRLPANCPVLDRRGSLIVPGFIDCHIHYPQTEMVAAFGEQLLSWLENYTFPVEGQYHSAGHAATMAAFFLQQLLSNGTTSALVFGTVHPESVEALFQAAEQRAMRIIAGKVMMDRNAPDYLLETPEQSYQQTRALIQRWHKRGRLGYALTPRFAPTSSPELLEKVMQLHQEFPDTWIHTHLAENPQEVEWVKKLFPQQAGYLDVYHHYRLTGPRSIFAHCLHLEPEEWRCLHQTDSAIAFCPTSNLFLGSGLFNLQRSWQQPIKLGIGTDIGAGTTFSMLQTLAEAYKVSQLQNYKLHASEAFYHATLGGARALSLDHLIGNFMPGKEADFVVLQPEATPLQKMRWHNSRDIWEKLFVLMTLGDDRTIAETWVNGQLAWQQYDQEAAI; this comes from the coding sequence ATGTCTGTGCCAGCCACTGAAACTTACGCCATTCGCAGTAGTTTTTTTGATATAACCGCTACGGCCAGCGACCCACAGGAGATCGAGCAACGGGCACGCTATATTGAAGATGGCCTGCTGCTGATCACAGCGGGAAAAATTGCCAGCCTGCGCCCGTGGCTGGAAGCGGAGGGCAGATTACCTGCCAATTGCCCCGTGCTCGATCGACGCGGAAGCCTGATCGTTCCCGGTTTTATTGACTGCCATATCCACTATCCGCAAACCGAAATGGTCGCTGCTTTTGGCGAACAGCTGCTGAGCTGGCTGGAAAACTATACCTTCCCGGTTGAAGGGCAATACCATTCAGCCGGGCACGCAGCAACAATGGCCGCCTTCTTTTTGCAACAGCTGCTCAGCAACGGCACCACCAGCGCGCTGGTTTTTGGCACGGTGCATCCCGAGTCAGTCGAGGCGCTGTTCCAGGCGGCCGAACAGCGTGCGATGCGCATTATCGCCGGTAAGGTGATGATGGATCGCAACGCGCCAGATTATCTGCTGGAAACCCCGGAGCAGAGCTATCAGCAAACGCGCGCACTGATCCAGCGCTGGCACAAGCGTGGCCGCCTGGGATATGCGCTCACGCCACGTTTTGCGCCTACTTCATCACCAGAACTGCTGGAAAAAGTCATGCAGCTTCATCAGGAGTTTCCTGATACCTGGATCCATACCCATCTGGCGGAAAACCCGCAGGAGGTGGAGTGGGTGAAAAAACTATTTCCGCAGCAGGCAGGCTATCTTGATGTCTATCACCATTATCGGCTGACCGGCCCGCGCAGCATCTTTGCGCACTGTTTGCACCTGGAGCCAGAAGAGTGGCGCTGCCTGCATCAGACCGATTCCGCCATCGCCTTTTGTCCAACCTCGAACCTGTTTCTTGGCAGCGGACTGTTTAATTTACAACGCAGCTGGCAGCAGCCGATCAAACTTGGCATCGGCACGGATATTGGCGCGGGCACCACCTTCAGCATGCTGCAGACGCTGGCCGAAGCCTATAAGGTCAGTCAGCTGCAGAACTATAAGTTGCATGCCAGCGAAGCTTTCTATCACGCCACGCTGGGCGGCGCGCGGGCGCTAAGCCTGGATCATCTGATTGGCAACTTTATGCCCGGTAAGGAGGCGGATTTCGTGGTGCTGCAACCTGAGGCTACGCCGCTGCAGAAAATGCGCTGGCACAACAGCCGCGACATCTGGGAAAAACTGTTTGTGCTTATGACGCTTGGCGACGATCGCACTATCGCCGAAACCTGGGTAAACGGCCAGCTTGCCTGGCAACAATACGATCAAGAGGCAGCGATATGA
- the xdhB gene encoding xanthine dehydrogenase molybdopterin binding subunit translates to MSHNRPPVKQEVLEAQYLAGIQNGVGRDRQHESAEKHVSGEAQYIDDRLAFPGLLHLCPRLSDQAHARILHIDTAACYTIPGVIEVLTWRDVPGELDIGALEPGDPLLARDTVCYVGQIVLVVAAESEEAARQGAAAAHIEYAPLSAILDVETALAQRHFVQEPHIHQRGDVDAALARAPHRIQGAFHIGGQEHFYLETQIALVAPGEDRSFQVWSSTQNPTEVQKLVASVMGVGMNNVTIDMRRMGGGFGGKETQAAGIACLCALAAHKTGRPAKMRLARRDDMHITGKRHPFFVRYDVGFDDDGLFCGVNIELAGNCGYSLDLSGSIVDRAMFHADNAYYLGDARITGYRCRTNLASNTAYRGFGGPQGMVAIEQIIEAIARHRQLDPLTVRKRNYYGQQTRNITHYHQRVEDNLLEEITAQLEQSADYQMRREAVRRFNAASPILKRGLALTPVKFGISFTSSFLNQAGALILIYTDGTVQLNHGGTEMGQGLHTKVTQIVAEVLQIDASAIRITATDTGKVPNTSPTAASSGTDLNGKAAQHAAEILLQRLTEMLCRLHQCQPQEVSFSNGIVRVKQHYFTFSQVAQLAWLNQVPLSATGYYRVPGIHYDREAGRGQPFYYFSYGAACSEVLIDTLTGEYRLLRADILHDVGASLNPAIDVGQVEGGFVQGMGWLTCEELVWDSLGRLMTDGPASYKIPTLGDLPDDLRVTLLENRKNPQQTVFHSKAVGEPPFMLGISVWVALQDAIASVADYRQHPHLDAPATPEKVFWAVNRLAGENNAGA, encoded by the coding sequence ATGTCTCATAATCGTCCGCCGGTTAAACAAGAGGTTCTTGAAGCACAGTATCTGGCTGGCATCCAGAACGGCGTTGGTCGCGATCGGCAGCATGAAAGCGCAGAAAAGCACGTTAGCGGCGAAGCGCAATATATTGATGACCGGTTAGCCTTTCCGGGTCTGTTACACCTTTGCCCACGTCTGAGCGATCAGGCGCATGCGCGTATCCTGCATATCGATACCGCAGCCTGTTATACCATTCCCGGCGTGATTGAGGTTCTCACCTGGCGCGACGTGCCCGGCGAGCTGGATATTGGTGCACTGGAGCCGGGCGATCCGCTGCTGGCGCGCGACACGGTCTGTTATGTGGGACAGATAGTGCTGGTTGTGGCAGCGGAAAGCGAAGAGGCTGCACGACAGGGCGCGGCAGCTGCCCATATTGAATATGCGCCTTTGTCGGCAATTCTTGATGTGGAAACGGCTCTGGCGCAGCGCCATTTTGTGCAGGAGCCGCATATCCATCAGCGTGGCGATGTCGATGCCGCGCTGGCGCGTGCGCCGCATCGCATTCAGGGGGCGTTTCATATCGGTGGTCAGGAGCATTTCTATCTGGAAACGCAGATCGCGTTGGTTGCGCCTGGTGAGGATCGCTCTTTTCAGGTCTGGTCATCAACGCAAAATCCGACTGAAGTTCAGAAACTGGTTGCTTCAGTCATGGGCGTGGGGATGAATAACGTTACCATCGATATGCGACGCATGGGCGGCGGTTTTGGTGGCAAAGAGACCCAGGCGGCGGGTATTGCTTGTTTATGCGCGCTGGCGGCGCACAAAACCGGGCGACCGGCAAAAATGCGTCTGGCACGGCGTGACGATATGCATATCACCGGCAAACGTCATCCTTTCTTTGTGCGCTATGACGTTGGCTTTGATGATGACGGCCTGTTCTGCGGGGTAAACATCGAGCTGGCGGGCAACTGCGGCTATTCGCTTGATCTTTCCGGGTCAATTGTCGATCGTGCGATGTTCCATGCTGATAACGCCTATTATCTGGGCGATGCGCGCATTACCGGCTATCGCTGCCGCACCAATCTGGCTTCCAATACCGCCTATCGCGGCTTTGGTGGCCCGCAGGGCATGGTGGCGATTGAACAAATTATCGAAGCCATTGCGCGCCACCGCCAGCTGGATCCGCTCACGGTACGTAAACGTAACTACTATGGACAGCAGACGCGTAATATTACCCATTATCATCAGCGGGTTGAGGATAACCTGCTGGAAGAAATTACCGCACAGCTTGAGCAGAGCGCTGATTATCAGATGCGTCGGGAAGCGGTACGGCGGTTTAACGCCGCCAGTCCGATCCTGAAACGTGGCCTGGCGCTGACGCCGGTGAAATTCGGCATCTCTTTTACCTCCAGCTTTCTAAACCAGGCCGGCGCGCTGATCCTGATTTATACCGACGGCACCGTTCAGCTGAACCACGGCGGCACCGAAATGGGCCAGGGGCTGCATACCAAGGTGACGCAGATCGTAGCGGAAGTGTTGCAGATTGACGCGAGCGCCATCCGTATTACCGCGACCGATACCGGCAAAGTGCCCAACACCTCGCCGACGGCAGCCTCCAGCGGCACCGACCTTAACGGCAAGGCCGCCCAGCACGCGGCGGAAATTTTGCTCCAGCGTCTGACGGAGATGCTGTGTCGCCTGCATCAGTGCCAGCCGCAGGAGGTAAGCTTCAGCAACGGCATCGTGCGGGTGAAACAGCATTATTTTACCTTTAGTCAGGTCGCACAGCTCGCCTGGCTGAATCAGGTGCCGCTGTCTGCCACCGGTTACTATCGCGTTCCCGGCATTCATTACGATCGTGAGGCGGGACGCGGTCAGCCCTTTTACTATTTCTCTTACGGCGCGGCCTGTAGCGAAGTACTTATTGATACCTTAACCGGTGAATATCGTCTGCTGCGTGCGGATATTTTGCACGACGTCGGCGCATCGCTGAATCCGGCCATTGATGTGGGGCAGGTCGAAGGGGGTTTTGTGCAGGGCATGGGCTGGCTAACCTGCGAAGAACTGGTCTGGGATAGCCTGGGACGCCTGATGACCGATGGACCGGCCAGCTATAAAATCCCTACCCTGGGCGATCTGCCTGACGATCTGCGCGTGACGCTGCTGGAAAACCGTAAAAATCCTCAGCAGACGGTATTTCATTCCAAAGCGGTCGGCGAGCCGCCGTTTATGCTGGGGATTTCCGTTTGGGTCGCACTACAGGATGCGATAGCCAGCGTGGCCGACTATCGTCAGCATCCGCATCTGGATGCACCCGCCACGCCGGAAAAGGTATTTTGGGCGGTAAACCGGCTGGCGGGAGAAAATAATGCTGGCGCATGA
- the xdhA gene encoding xanthine dehydrogenase small subunit: MIQFLLNQTLVSEHQIDANTTVLNYLRQQKGRCGTKEGCASGDCGACTVTLGSVVEGKMRYETVNSCLLPMGALDGKQLLTVEDLRQGDQLHGVQQAMVNCHASQCGFCTPGFVMSLFTLQKNSNGWDRQQAESALAGNLCRCTGYRPIVEAARIACEQPEEDSFTQREQETVKRLKEMQQHAFSDVVIESSRCVIPKTCAQLARFYLDHPQAVLLAGGTDVMLRITQQYQKLPLMITLEKVEELHQWQETSEAILIGAAVPLSVCQQRLQTTIPIFSEMLHRFASLQIRNRGTLGGNIANASPIGDCSPMLLALDASLILQQGERLRQLPLDQFFLGYRRTALESGEFIRAIHIPRVTLSPDFRAWKVSKRREDDISAVFAAFNLKRDEGVITEARVAYGGMAGVPRRASACEAALIGQLLSATTLENACRALVQDFQPLSDARASAAWRMQLAKNLLRRYFHQLNGELAVSEVSHYVS, translated from the coding sequence ATGATCCAGTTCCTGCTCAACCAGACGCTGGTAAGTGAGCATCAGATTGATGCTAATACCACGGTGCTGAACTATTTGCGCCAGCAAAAAGGGCGCTGCGGTACAAAAGAGGGCTGCGCCTCGGGCGACTGTGGCGCCTGTACCGTTACGCTGGGCAGCGTAGTGGAAGGCAAAATGCGTTATGAGACGGTTAACAGTTGCCTGCTGCCGATGGGTGCGCTGGATGGCAAACAGCTGTTAACCGTAGAAGATCTCCGCCAGGGCGACCAACTGCACGGGGTGCAACAGGCGATGGTTAACTGTCACGCCTCGCAGTGCGGTTTTTGTACGCCAGGCTTTGTTATGTCGCTGTTTACGCTGCAAAAAAACAGCAACGGCTGGGACCGCCAGCAGGCAGAAAGCGCGCTGGCGGGCAATTTGTGTCGCTGCACCGGCTATCGGCCTATTGTGGAAGCGGCGCGCATCGCCTGTGAACAACCGGAAGAGGACAGTTTCACCCAGCGTGAGCAGGAGACGGTAAAGCGCCTGAAGGAGATGCAGCAGCACGCTTTTAGTGACGTTGTCATTGAGTCCAGCCGCTGCGTGATCCCTAAAACCTGCGCGCAACTGGCAAGATTTTATCTGGATCATCCTCAGGCGGTGCTGCTGGCGGGCGGCACGGACGTCATGCTGCGTATTACCCAGCAATACCAAAAACTGCCGCTGATGATTACGCTGGAAAAGGTAGAGGAATTGCATCAGTGGCAAGAAACGTCAGAGGCGATCCTCATCGGCGCTGCCGTGCCGCTCAGCGTTTGTCAGCAGCGCCTGCAAACCACCATCCCAATCTTTAGTGAAATGCTGCACCGCTTTGCTTCATTACAAATTCGCAATCGCGGCACGCTGGGCGGCAACATCGCCAATGCTTCGCCGATCGGCGATTGCTCACCCATGCTGCTGGCGCTGGACGCATCGCTGATTTTGCAGCAGGGGGAACGCCTGCGTCAGCTGCCGCTTGATCAGTTTTTCTTGGGTTACCGGCGTACGGCGCTGGAAAGCGGCGAGTTTATTCGCGCAATCCATATCCCGAGGGTGACACTGTCACCTGATTTTCGTGCCTGGAAAGTATCCAAACGCCGTGAGGATGACATTTCTGCAGTATTTGCCGCTTTTAATCTCAAACGTGATGAGGGTGTAATAACAGAAGCGCGGGTGGCGTATGGCGGCATGGCCGGGGTACCGCGACGCGCTTCCGCCTGCGAAGCCGCGCTCATCGGACAGCTATTGTCAGCGACCACGCTGGAAAATGCCTGTCGGGCGTTGGTACAGGATTTTCAGCCGCTAAGCGATGCGCGGGCCAGCGCCGCCTGGCGCATGCAGCTGGCGAAAAATCTGCTGCGCCGCTATTTCCACCAGCTGAACGGAGAACTGGCCGTGAGCGAGGTATCCCACTATGTCTCATAA